One window of Camelina sativa cultivar DH55 chromosome 4, Cs, whole genome shotgun sequence genomic DNA carries:
- the LOC104780253 gene encoding uncharacterized protein LOC104780253 gives MEGVNRAQVIDTKRCSKLRVEFTPSPRGSRISEPFSPATTSSSRFHPPVQSDGPFSGLIICVTGLSKEARKQVKEATERLGGEYSSLLNSLCTHLVVQSYDGRKFEHALKHGRRRESLHIVTLGWFVDSVRRNVKLSESFYEVKNHGETKVKADGSKSVYPVGKVHRSIQGTGFTGSKDLAFSGCSVFIDPDISEEARSRVSQVTLERGAKLMNQWFIGCNASHVVCEAGSALRYLGHSSNLVTPLWFQKSLEEKPLQTLVRMSADLARDLRKMLEKLGKESHTECVLEDDSMLTNRTTTQKERQKNVESAKKAVTNRHAKIGKTLIQPLNLSSLLDSICWTISEPTSTASVIIDSFSNNEDNERKSLSAFFDAKTNDTFTHSMRLLTESERTGLVYKNHFITLLLPIDWYGEMGPSSRSYFSETGFTCQQILQHIYAFYQENMSEEEIKAAIHTNSRHSEKLRAANSVMKDGKTVFKRIEFLGSRKGFEMLKRVSSFNCSNIYELIIKA, from the exons ATGGAAGGCGTTAACAGAGCACAAGTGATCGATACCAAGAGGTGTTCAAAGCTGCGGGTGGAGTTCACGCCCTCACCACGTGGCAGTCGCATATCGGAGCCTTTTTCTCCGGCCACTACTTCTTCATCCCGGTTCCATCCACCGGTTCAATCGGACGGACCTTTCTCCGGTCTAATCATTTGCGTAACTGGTCTCTCTAAAG AAGCAAGGAAACAGGTTAAGGAAGCTACAGAGAGACTTGGTGGTGAATACAGTTCTCTTTTGAATTCTCTGTGTACACATTTGGTTGTTCAG AGCTATGATGGTCGCAAGTTTGAGCATGCCTTGAAACATGgccggagaagagagagtttgCATATTGTTACTCTTGGGTGGTTTGTGGACAGTGTCCGTAGAAACG TTAAGTTGAGTGAGTCTTTTTACGAGGTCAAAAATCACGGAGAGACTAAGGTGAAAGCGGATGGATCAAAATCCGTATACCCAGTTGGAAAAGTACATAGAAGCATTCAAGGAACAGGCTTCACGGGAAGCAAGGACTTGGCTTTCTCAGGCTGTTCTGTTTTCATCGATCCTGATATTTCGGAGGAAGCAAGATCCCGG GTTTCACAGGTAACTCTTGAAAGAGGTGCCAAGCTTATGAATCAATGGTTCATTGGATGTAATGCAAGTCATGTTGTATGTGAAGCTGGTTCTGCTCTGAGATATCTTGGTCACTCGAGCAACCTTGTTACA CCTCTCTGGTTTCAGAAGAGTTTGGAAGAGAAACCACTGCAAACTCTAGTTCGGATGTCAGCTGATTTGGCAAGAGATCTTAGGAAAATGCTTGAGAAATTGGGGAAG GAATCCCACACGGAATGTGTTCTTGAAGATGACTCTATGTTAACAAACAGGACtacaacacaaaaagaaagacaGAAAAATGTGGAATCCGCCAAAAAGGCTGTCACAAATCGCCACGCAAAG ATCGGAAAGACGCTGATCCAGCCGCTAAATCTGAGCAGCCTTTTAGATTCTATTTGCTGGACAATATCTGAACCAACATCAACAGCTAGTGTTATCATAGATAGTTTCAGCAACAACGAAGATAACGAAAGAAAGTCTTTATCTGCCTTCTTTGATGCGAAAACCAATGATACATTCACTCACTCCATGAGACTTCTTACAGAAAG TGAGAGAACGGGATTGGTATACAAAAACCATTTTATTACGTTACTTCTTCCAATCGATTGGTATGGTGAGATGGGACCTTCTTCCAGGTCGTACTTCAGTGAAACCGGTTTTACATGTCAGCAGATTCTCCAACACATCTATGCCTTCTATCAG GAAAACATGTCCGAGGAGGAAATCAAAGCGGCAATTCACACCAACTCGAGGCACAGTGAAAAGCTCCGAGCAGCAAACTCGGTGATGAAAGATGGCAAGACTGTTTTCAAACGTATAGAGTTTCTCGGATCCCGGAAAGGTTTCGAGATGCTTAAACGTGTTAGTAGCTTCAACTGTAGTAACATCTACGAGCTTATCATTAAGGCATAA
- the LOC104783740 gene encoding DNA topoisomerase 2-binding protein 1-like, whose product MEGVNRAQVIDTKRCSKLRVEFTPSPRGSRISEPFSPATTSSSRFHPPVQSDGPFSGLIICVTGLSKEARKQVKEATERLGGEYSSLLNSLCTHLVVQSYDGRKFEHALKHGRRRESLHIVTLGWFVDSVRRNVKLSESFYAVKNQGETKVKADXFI is encoded by the exons ATGGAAGGCGTTAACAGAGCACAAGTGATCGATACCAAGAGGTGTTCAAAGCTGCGGGTGGAGTTCACGCCCTCACCACGTGGCAGTCGCATATCGGAGCCTTTTTCTCCGGCCACTACTTCTTCATCCCGGTTCCATCCACCGGTTCAATCGGACGGACCTTTCTCCGGTCTAATCATTTGCGTAACTGGTCTCTCTAAAG AAGCAAGGAAACAGGTTAAGGAAGCTACAGAGAGACTTGGTGGTGAATACAGTTCTCTTTTGAATTCTCTGTGTACACATTTGGTTGTTCAG AGCTATGATGGTCGCAAGTTTGAGCATGCCTTGAAACATGgccggagaagagagagtttgCATATTGTTACTCTTGGGTGGTTTGTGGACAGTGTCCGTAGAAACG TTAAGTTGAGTGAGTCTTTTTACGCGGTCAAAAATCAAGGAGAGACTAAGGTGAAAGCGGATNGTTTTATTTAG